The proteins below are encoded in one region of Tomitella fengzijianii:
- a CDS encoding alpha,alpha-trehalose-phosphate synthase (UDP-forming), whose translation MEARVSEKDVGSDFVVVANRLPVDMVTGADGAPEWRRSPGGLVSALEPVLRNNSGGWVGWPGQADADVAPFVEDGLELHPVRLDSLDYERYYEGFSNGTLWPLYHDLAVKPMYHREWWDSYVDVNRRFAEATAKTAAPGATVWVQDYQLQLVPRMLRELRPDLTIGFFLHIPFPPVELFMQLPWRREVVEGMLGADLIGFQLPGGADNFMILARKLLGLPTSRGYIRPLARHGSITHEGRTVRVGAFPISIDSTRIDRLARSRTVRDRAAEIRRQLGNPGVIMLGVDRLDYTKGIDMRLRAIGELLQEGRLDPSDTVMVQLATPSRERVEQYAIMRRSIEEQVGRINGEYGEVGSTMVHYMHRPVGREELTAFFVAADVMLVTPLRDGMNLVAKEYVASKVRLDGALVLSEFAGAASEFKQAYLVNPHDIEGVKNAMAAAVSQDRESGRRRMRALRRQVLAHDVDRWARMFLEVLRSTSTQEPQ comes from the coding sequence GTGGAGGCCCGCGTGAGCGAGAAGGACGTCGGTTCGGACTTCGTCGTCGTGGCCAACCGGCTTCCGGTGGACATGGTCACCGGCGCGGACGGCGCGCCTGAGTGGCGCCGCTCCCCCGGCGGTCTGGTCAGCGCACTCGAACCGGTGCTGCGGAACAACTCCGGCGGATGGGTGGGCTGGCCCGGACAGGCCGACGCCGACGTCGCCCCGTTCGTCGAGGACGGCCTGGAACTCCACCCGGTACGGCTCGACTCCCTCGACTACGAGCGCTACTACGAGGGATTCTCCAACGGCACGCTGTGGCCGCTCTACCACGACTTGGCCGTCAAGCCCATGTACCACCGCGAGTGGTGGGACAGCTACGTGGACGTGAACAGGCGGTTCGCGGAGGCAACAGCGAAGACGGCCGCCCCCGGGGCCACAGTCTGGGTGCAGGACTACCAGCTGCAGCTGGTGCCCCGCATGCTCCGCGAGCTGCGCCCCGACCTCACCATCGGATTCTTTCTGCACATCCCGTTCCCACCCGTGGAACTGTTCATGCAGCTCCCGTGGCGGCGCGAGGTCGTCGAGGGCATGCTGGGGGCGGACCTCATCGGGTTCCAGCTGCCCGGCGGCGCCGACAACTTCATGATCCTCGCCCGTAAACTGCTGGGCCTGCCGACCAGCCGCGGGTACATCCGCCCGCTCGCGCGCCACGGCTCGATCACGCACGAGGGGCGTACGGTGCGCGTCGGCGCATTCCCCATCTCCATCGACTCGACCAGGATCGATCGCCTCGCCCGCAGCCGCACCGTCCGCGACAGAGCCGCGGAGATCCGCAGGCAGCTCGGCAACCCGGGGGTGATCATGCTCGGCGTGGACCGCCTGGACTACACCAAGGGCATCGACATGAGGTTGCGCGCGATCGGCGAGCTCCTCCAGGAGGGACGCCTGGACCCCTCGGACACCGTGATGGTGCAGTTGGCGACGCCCAGCCGGGAACGCGTCGAGCAGTACGCCATCATGCGGCGGTCCATCGAAGAGCAGGTCGGCCGCATCAACGGCGAGTACGGCGAGGTCGGCAGCACGATGGTGCACTACATGCACCGGCCGGTGGGGCGTGAGGAGCTCACGGCGTTCTTCGTGGCGGCCGACGTCATGCTGGTGACCCCCCTGCGCGACGGCATGAACCTGGTGGCGAAGGAGTACGTGGCGAGCAAGGTGCGGCTGGACGGGGCACTCGTGCTCAGCGAGTTCGCCGGCGCCGCGTCCGAGTTCAAGCAGGCCTACCTGGTCAACCCGCACGATATCGAAGGCGTCAAGAACGCGATGGCGGCCGCCGTCTCGCAGGACCGCGAGTCGGGCCGGCGCCGTATGCGCGCGCTGCGCAGGCAGGTGCTGGCGCACGACGTCGACCGGTGGGCACGGATGTTTCTCGAGGTCCTCAGGTCGACCTCCACGCAGGAGCCGCAATAG
- a CDS encoding threonine/serine exporter family protein, giving the protein MTRRKDLRRPRKVRRATVDTTTPPPSPLQPIDLTDDTAVTEVLRLAIWVGEVLMASGTGAIDTQIQVRQVAAAYGLAECDVDVTFNSIAISARRGSTLPPAGSIRIVEHRSHDFSRLAAIDRLVRRIRVGAVSPVEARNELESITNSPHPYPRWVSTVAWAGMAGAIAVLLGAGVIVASVALLCTMAIYQTNLVLNRVGLPYFFQQIVGGFIATIPAAGLYSARDAMGLDLRPSLVIASGIVVLLSGLSVVGSVQDAITGAPITASARFFELLMMTAGIIVGVAIGLRVSDAVGLTLPPISAAQYSGDLTRIPVQVIAGAFAAGFFALACYAEARAVSVAAAAGAVGSLVYTVLQIWATGPIIAAGTAATVVGVAGGLLARRALTPPIIVGIAGITPLLPGLSLYRSLYSFLSNEPLTGLSGLATVFGIGSSLAAGVVLGEWAARTIRRPRIVRAAALPKPIVRRIGRDIGHGREHTESKWRNKRTVS; this is encoded by the coding sequence CTGACCCGCCGCAAGGATCTGCGCCGCCCGCGCAAAGTGCGTCGTGCCACGGTCGATACGACGACGCCGCCGCCGTCGCCGCTGCAGCCGATCGATCTCACGGACGACACCGCCGTCACCGAGGTGCTCCGCCTCGCCATCTGGGTGGGCGAGGTCCTGATGGCGTCGGGCACCGGCGCCATCGACACACAGATCCAGGTCCGCCAGGTCGCCGCGGCGTACGGCCTGGCGGAGTGCGACGTGGACGTCACCTTCAACTCGATCGCGATCAGCGCCCGCCGCGGGTCGACGCTGCCACCGGCCGGGTCGATCCGGATCGTCGAACACCGTTCCCACGACTTCAGCAGGCTGGCGGCCATCGACCGGCTGGTCCGGCGTATTCGCGTCGGCGCGGTCAGCCCCGTCGAGGCCCGGAACGAGCTCGAATCGATCACCAACTCGCCGCATCCGTACCCTCGCTGGGTTTCGACAGTGGCGTGGGCCGGAATGGCCGGCGCCATCGCGGTGTTGCTGGGCGCGGGCGTGATCGTCGCGTCGGTGGCGCTGCTGTGCACCATGGCGATCTACCAGACCAACCTGGTGCTCAACAGAGTCGGGCTGCCGTACTTCTTCCAGCAAATCGTCGGCGGATTCATCGCCACGATCCCTGCGGCAGGGCTCTACTCCGCGCGCGACGCCATGGGCCTGGACCTGCGCCCTTCCCTGGTCATCGCCTCGGGGATCGTGGTGCTGCTGTCCGGCCTCTCCGTGGTCGGCTCGGTCCAGGACGCCATCACCGGCGCCCCCATCACCGCGTCGGCCCGGTTCTTCGAGCTCCTCATGATGACAGCGGGCATCATCGTCGGCGTGGCGATCGGTCTGCGCGTATCCGATGCGGTCGGCCTCACCCTCCCGCCGATCAGCGCCGCGCAGTACTCCGGGGACCTCACCCGCATCCCGGTCCAGGTGATCGCGGGCGCCTTCGCCGCCGGGTTCTTCGCGTTGGCCTGTTACGCGGAGGCGCGCGCGGTGAGCGTGGCCGCCGCGGCGGGCGCGGTCGGCAGCCTGGTCTACACGGTGCTGCAAATCTGGGCCACCGGCCCGATCATCGCGGCGGGCACCGCGGCCACCGTCGTGGGCGTCGCGGGCGGCCTGCTCGCCCGCCGCGCGCTGACCCCGCCGATCATCGTCGGCATAGCGGGCATCACCCCGTTGCTGCCCGGCCTGTCCCTGTATCGCAGCCTGTACTCATTCCTTTCCAACGAACCGCTCACGGGCTTAAGCGGACTCGCGACCGTGTTCGGCATCGGCAGTTCCCTCGCGGCAGGCGTGGTGCTCGGCGAATGGGCGGCCCGCACCATCCGCCGGCCGCGAATAGTGCGCGCCGCGGCGTTGCCCAAGCCCATCGTCCGGCGCATCGGCCGCGACATCGGACATGGCCGAGAACACACGGAATCGAAGTGGCGGAACAAGCGAACCGTCTCCTAG
- a CDS encoding nuclear transport factor 2-like protein: protein MSTTAYATALAWQEALTSGDIDTLLELSSDGIEIAGDHGGGQGLAVLNKWASESHTTMTPERVFMRGDLVVSESVASGSATPGEAPDSRTIAAAFQITGDQVGSVFVHPDLASAFAATGLGDGDLVED, encoded by the coding sequence ATGAGCACAACCGCCTACGCCACTGCCCTCGCCTGGCAGGAAGCCCTGACGTCCGGGGACATCGACACCCTTCTGGAGTTATCCAGCGACGGCATCGAGATCGCCGGCGATCACGGCGGCGGACAGGGCCTCGCAGTGCTCAACAAGTGGGCGTCCGAATCCCACACCACGATGACCCCCGAGCGCGTGTTCATGCGGGGCGATCTCGTCGTTTCGGAAAGCGTCGCCAGCGGCTCGGCGACTCCGGGCGAGGCGCCGGACTCCCGCACCATCGCCGCGGCTTTCCAGATCACCGGCGACCAGGTCGGCTCCGTGTTCGTGCACCCGGACCTCGCCAGCGCCTTTGCCGCGACCGGACTCGGGGACGGGGATCTTGTCGAAGACTGA
- the bfr gene encoding bacterioferritin, translating to MQGDKQVIDFLNEQLTAELTAINQYFLHSKMQEDRGWARLASHTRAESIDEMKHAEILTDRILFLDGLPNYQRLGVIAIGQTVSEMFEADKQIEVAAVDRLQRGIEYMRSVGDVTSARIFETILEDEEEHIDYLDRQLDLINQLGEPLYLSTHVES from the coding sequence ATGCAGGGCGACAAGCAGGTCATCGACTTTCTGAACGAGCAGCTCACCGCCGAGCTCACCGCCATCAACCAGTACTTCCTGCATTCCAAGATGCAGGAGGACCGAGGCTGGGCGCGCCTGGCCTCCCACACCCGGGCCGAGTCGATCGACGAGATGAAGCACGCGGAGATCCTCACCGACAGGATCCTGTTCCTCGACGGCCTGCCGAACTACCAGCGGCTCGGCGTCATCGCCATCGGCCAGACCGTCAGCGAGATGTTCGAGGCGGACAAGCAGATCGAGGTGGCCGCGGTGGACCGCCTGCAGCGCGGCATCGAATACATGCGCTCCGTAGGCGACGTCACCTCCGCCCGGATCTTCGAGACGATCCTCGAGGACGAAGAGGAGCACATCGACTACCTCGACCGGCAGCTGGACTTGATCAACCAGCTCGGCGAACCGCTCTACCTGTCCACCCACGTCGAGTCCTGA
- a CDS encoding (2Fe-2S)-binding protein yields the protein MYVCMCHAFTDEDIRAQIACGHTSVNKIGRSCGAGRDCGACVKKIQAILRSKPAEGGTIELKIAG from the coding sequence ATGTATGTGTGCATGTGCCACGCCTTCACGGACGAGGACATCCGGGCACAGATCGCCTGCGGTCACACCTCCGTCAACAAGATCGGCCGCAGCTGCGGAGCCGGCCGCGACTGCGGCGCGTGCGTGAAGAAGATTCAGGCGATTCTCCGGTCGAAGCCCGCTGAGGGTGGGACGATCGAGCTGAAGATCGCGGGCTGA
- a CDS encoding ABC transporter, whose amino-acid sequence MGFVDLITLPAKVAVAATQATLGMGQLVAPDGPLRRPGGYADQFSAVVGPGGLAEQINKLLTDPNGPIALLQRLAEVTANDRPLGQAMAPGGALDRVLSEEGPVQRLARPGSPVDRFLREGGGLDHLVAADGPIDRLLSDGGALDRITAEGGVIDRILGEDGLAERLLAEEGFVEKLTAEGGTLDQLVDLGDTIDRLHDAVITLNAAVEPLTELVNRIPGGRRRRSVRDVYTEIEHDPH is encoded by the coding sequence ATGGGATTCGTCGACCTGATCACTCTTCCTGCCAAGGTCGCCGTGGCCGCGACGCAGGCGACCCTCGGCATGGGCCAGCTCGTCGCGCCCGACGGACCGCTGCGCCGGCCCGGCGGGTACGCGGACCAGTTCTCCGCCGTGGTGGGCCCGGGCGGGCTGGCCGAGCAGATCAACAAGCTCCTCACCGACCCGAACGGCCCCATCGCACTGCTGCAACGGCTGGCGGAGGTCACCGCGAACGACCGCCCGCTGGGCCAGGCGATGGCGCCGGGCGGCGCCCTCGACAGGGTGCTGTCCGAGGAGGGGCCGGTGCAGCGCCTCGCCCGGCCCGGCAGTCCCGTCGACCGTTTCCTGCGCGAAGGCGGCGGGCTGGACCACCTCGTCGCCGCGGACGGCCCCATCGACCGCCTGCTCTCCGACGGCGGCGCCCTCGACCGCATCACGGCGGAGGGCGGCGTCATCGACCGCATCCTGGGCGAGGACGGCCTGGCCGAGCGCCTGCTGGCGGAGGAGGGCTTCGTGGAGAAGCTCACCGCCGAGGGCGGCACCCTCGACCAGCTGGTGGATCTGGGCGACACCATCGACCGGCTGCACGACGCCGTGATCACGCTCAACGCCGCCGTCGAGCCGCTGACCGAACTCGTCAACCGGATCCCGGGCGGCCGCCGGCGGAGGTCCGTGCGCGACGTCTACACCGAGATAGAACACGACCCGCACTGA
- a CDS encoding HIT family protein produces MATVFSKIIAGEIPGRFVWSDDRVVAFLTIAPVAQGHTLVVPRDEVDNWQDVDPSLFAHCSTVAQHIGKAVCSAFDAPRAGMLIAGFEVPHLHLHVFPAADMSGFDLSLADPQAPPEQMDVAAERIRAALRAQGHGAQVAGA; encoded by the coding sequence ATGGCAACCGTATTCAGCAAGATCATCGCCGGCGAGATCCCGGGCCGGTTCGTCTGGTCGGACGACCGGGTGGTCGCCTTCCTGACCATCGCCCCGGTCGCGCAGGGCCACACGCTCGTCGTCCCGCGCGACGAGGTCGACAACTGGCAGGACGTCGACCCGTCGCTGTTCGCCCACTGCTCGACTGTCGCTCAGCACATCGGGAAGGCCGTGTGCAGCGCGTTCGATGCGCCTCGCGCGGGGATGCTCATCGCCGGATTCGAGGTGCCGCACCTGCACCTGCACGTGTTCCCGGCTGCGGACATGTCGGGGTTCGACCTGTCACTGGCGGATCCGCAGGCCCCGCCGGAGCAGATGGACGTGGCAGCCGAGCGGATCCGGGCCGCGCTCCGGGCCCAGGGCCACGGCGCGCAGGTCGCCGGCGCCTGA
- the purD gene encoding phosphoribosylamine--glycine ligase, producing MRVLVIGSGAREHALVSALADDPAVEAVVCAPGNAGIAARAQVLPVDAASGDAVVGLARDTAADLVVVGPEVPLVLGVADAVRAAGIACFGPSAAAARIEGSKAFAKDVMAAAGVRTARAESVDNAGDLDAALGRFGPTWVVKDDGLAAGKGVVVTADLEEARAHAAAVLDGGHPVLLESFLSGPEVSLFCLVHGRTVVPLLPAQDHKRAGDGDAGPNTGGMGAYAPLPWLPQEMTDRIVDEVVAPVAAEMADRGCPYTGLLYAGLAIDSEGPAVVEFNCRFGDPETQAILPLLRTPLGAVLAAAADGTLAGLPPLEWRAGAAVTVVLAAQNYPAIPRTGDVISGAGLADGPDGTAVLHAGTARGEDGRLVSAGGRVLNVTGTGDDLAQARAAAYARLAQINLPGAHHRTDIGLAAEQGRISV from the coding sequence GTGCGCGTACTCGTGATCGGCTCCGGAGCCCGTGAACATGCCCTCGTGTCGGCTCTCGCCGACGACCCCGCAGTGGAGGCGGTCGTCTGCGCCCCCGGTAACGCGGGCATCGCCGCCCGGGCGCAGGTCCTGCCTGTGGACGCGGCGTCGGGCGACGCCGTCGTCGGGCTGGCGAGGGACACGGCCGCCGACCTGGTCGTCGTCGGGCCCGAGGTGCCGTTGGTGCTCGGCGTCGCGGACGCGGTGCGGGCGGCGGGGATCGCCTGCTTCGGGCCGTCGGCCGCCGCGGCCCGGATCGAGGGGTCGAAGGCGTTCGCGAAGGACGTCATGGCCGCGGCCGGGGTGCGCACCGCGCGCGCCGAGTCCGTGGACAACGCCGGCGACCTGGACGCCGCGCTCGGCCGATTCGGCCCCACCTGGGTGGTCAAGGACGACGGCCTGGCCGCGGGCAAGGGCGTTGTCGTCACGGCCGACCTCGAGGAGGCGCGCGCACACGCCGCCGCGGTCCTCGACGGCGGGCACCCGGTGCTGCTGGAATCCTTCCTGTCCGGGCCCGAGGTTTCGCTCTTCTGCCTGGTGCATGGGCGCACCGTGGTCCCGCTGCTGCCCGCACAGGATCACAAGCGCGCTGGTGATGGCGACGCCGGGCCCAACACCGGCGGCATGGGCGCCTATGCGCCGCTGCCCTGGCTGCCGCAGGAGATGACCGACCGGATCGTCGACGAGGTCGTCGCCCCCGTGGCCGCGGAGATGGCCGACCGCGGCTGCCCCTACACCGGGCTGCTGTACGCGGGGCTCGCCATCGACTCCGAGGGGCCCGCGGTGGTGGAGTTCAACTGCCGGTTCGGCGACCCGGAGACGCAGGCGATCCTGCCGCTGCTGCGCACGCCGCTGGGCGCGGTGCTCGCTGCTGCGGCCGACGGCACCCTGGCCGGCCTGCCGCCACTGGAATGGCGCGCCGGCGCGGCGGTCACGGTGGTGCTCGCCGCGCAGAACTACCCCGCCATCCCGCGCACCGGCGACGTCATCAGCGGGGCCGGGCTCGCGGACGGTCCGGACGGGACGGCGGTGCTGCACGCCGGCACCGCGCGAGGTGAGGATGGCCGGCTGGTCTCGGCGGGCGGGCGCGTCCTGAACGTCACCGGCACCGGGGACGATCTGGCGCAGGCGCGGGCGGCGGCCTACGCACGCCTGGCACAGATCAACCTCCCCGGGGCCCACCACCGCACCGACATCGGACTCGCCGCGGAGCAGGGGCGCATCAGCGTCTAG